The DNA segment AACCATCAAATATTATGTTGAGGGCTGATGGTCGTTTGGTGCTAATAGACTTTGGTACAGCGCGGTCAGTGACAGGAACTTACATAGCCAAGCAAGCGGTGGGACAGGTTACAGGCGTTATTTCCGCAGGTTACACACCTTCAGAACAAATTAACGGTCAAGCTGTACAGCAGTCAGATTTTTTCGCCTTGGGACGTACTTTCATTTATTTACTCACAGGAAAAGAACCATCTGACCCAACAATTTATAATTATTTAAAAGATGAATTACACTGGCGTGATGGGCTACTCTCCAGTGAAAGCAATAGTGTTCCGCCTACTGTAGGCTATGGCGTTCCACCCACCGTAGGCGATCGCACAAATATTCTGCCACAGTTTGCAGATTTACTTGATCAAATGATGGAGCGTTTACCCGGTCAACGCCCACAAAATACCCATATAATTTTGCAACGGTTAGCAGATATTGAAAAAAATTTGCACCCATCCTCACCGCCGCCACCAAAACCAAAAGGATGGACGAGACGACGGTTAATTACAGTAGTTGGCTTCAGTAGTCTAGGGTTAACTGGGGCTTTAGCTATATCTAGATTATTACCAAAGACGACTGTTATTGTGTCTCAAGAAGGCGGTGGCGACTATAAAACGATTGGTGCAGCGATGCAAAATGCTCAACCAGGGATGCGTATTTTGGTACGTCCTGGTCTCTACCAAGAAAGTTTAGTACTCGACAAAGCATTAAAAATTATTGGTGATGGGGCGAAGGCGGAAATTATCATCGAAAGTAAAGGTGCAAGTTGCCTTGTAGTGAAAACTGACCAAGCTGAAATCAGAGGTTTGACTTTCCGTAGTCGTGCGGGAACGGAAAATAAGCAATATTTTGCTGTAGATATATCTCAAGGACAGATAATTTTAGCAGACTGTGATATTACATCTGATTCATTGTCGGGAATTGGTATTCATGGTGCTACAGCTAACCCAGTCATTCAAAAATGCCAAATTCACGATGGTAAACAAAGTGGAATTTATCTGTATGAAAATAGTCGCGGAACAATCGAAGATTGTGATCTCTTTGGGAATACAACTACAGAAATCACAGTTGATGCAGCACAACCGATAATTCGTCGCTGCAAAATACGCCAAGATAAAGAAGGCGGTATTCTATTTCGTAATCAGGCTCAAGGAACTGTAGAAGATTGCGATATCTTCAACAATAATCTATCAGGCATAGAAATTAGGGATAGTAGCAACCCCATCATTCAAAAATGCCGAATCCACGATAACCAACAAGGTGATGGTATCTTAGTTCACCTCAACGGACGTGGGACAGTGGAAGATTGTAATATTTTTGGTAATGGTTTTTCTGGTGTAGAAATTAGAGACAGGGGAAATCCTGTAATTCGTAGATGTAATATCAATAAGAATAAATATTATGGTGTGTACGCGTACAAAAACAGTATGGGTACAGTGGAAAACTGTGATTTAACTGGTAATATTCGCAGTGCTATTAATGTCGATGAAACTTCTCAATTACAGCGTAGCGGCAATGTAGAGTAGGTAGAAACCTCAACAAATATCCTCAGTATTCCAAACAACACAGTATTACACCAGTATCATCATGAGCAACATTCCCCAAGCCGGACAGCCAGCACCAGATTTCTCAACTCCTGACCAGAACGGTAATTTAGTGAGTCTGAATGATTTTCAGGGTCAATGGGTTGTCATATATTTCTACCCCAAAGATGACACCCCTGGGTGTACCACAGAAGCCAAAGATTTCACAGGTTTACATCAGGAATTTAATCAATTAGGAGCAAAAATTTTAGGAGTCAGTCCCGACTCTGGTAAGGCACACTGCAAATTTATTGACAAACATAATTTATCGATTAACCTATTAAGTGACCCTGAACATCAACTCATAGAGGCCTATGGTGCTTGGCGGTTAAAGAAATTTATGGGCAAAGAATATATGGGTGTAGCGCGTTCAACTTTTCTGATATCAACTGATGGCATCATCGCCTATGCTTGGCCTAATGTCAAAACTAAAGGTCATGCTCAAGCAGTGTTAAATAAGTTACAAGAATTAATTAATAGTTAAATTAGGTTATGACAAATATCAGCGCAGTAAACAGTCATTGACTGATGCTGCGTTTTGTATATTTTTATAATAGATACTACATGACAAAATTTTTACATACAATAAATAGATATAGTGTTTCTTGATTTAGTTAGTACACCTCGTTGAGTTTAAGAGCTAGAGACTAGGGTTAGAGGCTTGTGGTGTCTGAAATTTATGTAATTAGGAAGTGCTTAAGTTGTTTGTTTGCTGAAATATGGTTCAATTTATCCCAGCAAAAAATATCGGACTTGGTTATCTGCAAGAAAGATTTGGTCTGCGATTATCAGCAGATGAAGTTTTTTTCAAGGAATGGTTTGATTCATTACCAGAAATCACCGATTTAGAAAAGCAATATTTAGACAGAGTTAAAACCAATTTCCTAAATTTAGTACAAAGACCAGCAATTCTAGAGAATGCTTTTAAAACGAAAAAATGAACTATATGAAGTCCTGGCAATATTAAAAAAATTAAGTCAAATATTAAGTTAATACCTATGTCTAATCGTCCTATATATCTTGACTGCCACGCTACCACACCTCTAGATGAACAAGTATTAGCAGTAATGCTTCCCTACTTTACAGAAAAATTTGGCAACCCGGCTAGTATCGGTCATATTTACGGTTGGGAAGCAGAAGCGGCTGTGAAACAAGCACGGGAAATTTTAGCAGCAGAAATTAACGCTAGTCCAGAAGAAATTATCTTTACTAGTGGGGCTACAGAAGCGAATAATTTAGCAATTAAAGGTGTAGCTGAGGCTTATTTTCAAAAAGGTCAGCATATTATCACTGTTGCAACGGAACATCATGCTGTAATTGACCCTTGTGAATATTTAAAAACACTTGGTTTTGAGATAACTATTTTGTCAGTCCAAGCAGATGGATTAATTGATTTAGCCCAATTAGAAAAAGCTTTGCGTCCTGAGACAATTTTAGTATCGGTGATGGCGGCTAATAACGAAATTGGTGTGTTGCAACCTTTGGCAGAAATTGGGGAGATGTGCCGCACTCACAATATAATTTTTCACACAGATGCAGCCCAAGCTATTGGCAAAATTCCTCTGGATGTGCAAGCGATGAACATCGATTTGATGTCTCTGACAGCCCACAAAGTTTACGGGCCTAAGGGTATTGGTGCATTATACGTCCGCAGGCGCAATCCCAGAGTCCAACTCGCACCCCAGCAGCATGGCGGCGGACATGAACGGGGGATGCGTTCTGGGACGTTGTACACACCGCAAATTGTCGGTTTTGCCAAAGCTGTAGAAATCGCCCTCGCAGAACAGACAACAGAAAATCAACGCCTCACTCAGTTAAGGGATAGATTGTGGTCACAACTTGCACAACTGGAAGGAATACACCTCAACGGACATCCCACCCAGAGACTAGCCGGAAACTTGAATATCAGCATTGAAGGTGTTGACGGCGCTGCACTCCAGTTGGGTTTACAGCCTGTTGTGGCTGTGTCTTCCGGTTCCGCTTGTTCCTCCACCAAAACTGCGCCCTCCCACGTCCTCACAGCCTTAGGAAGCCCAGAAAAGCTAGCCTATGCTTCAATTCGCTTTGGTATTGGACGCTTTAATACAGCAGAAGAAATTGATATAGTAGCGAAACACGCGATCGCTACTATTCAAAGTTTACGCAAACAAGCAACTTTGGTATAGACAACAATTTATTCCCAACCGTCAACCGTCAATTAATAAGGGTCTGAATCGAACCTCCCCCGTTTCACACTCCTGAAGTAATAACCCCTGGCTGGTGGGTTATTCAAGTCAAAAGTTTCGCCACAGGGGACGCGCCAAATTTTGTAGTCGGAATATGTCAGTGGTGTTCGGGGTTTGCATATTTCTGGGGGATGGTCGCCTAAGACGAAATAGGCGGCATTTCTCCCCAAGACTTTTGCCTTACCATATTTATCTACAACAACTGATGTCTCCTCACTAATGGCTATCCCTAAGGCACTTCTAGACACACCATCTTGAATTTGTCGGGCAATAAAAGCCATTATCCGTCCCATGCGCTTACGACTATCAAAGTGGGTGTCGATAATGGTTCCTCGCAAATGTGACCATTGGAAGAAGTTGTAGGTAAAGGTAATATTCTGGTAAGGGTCTTCAAGTGCGTCTTTGGTTTCGATGGGGTCTTCACAAGCACAAGCGTCGTAGATGAAATCACTCATAATCATCGCTCCGGCACTAGTGCCGCCAACGGCTCCGCCTCTGCGGTAAACTGATGCTACAGCTTTCTCTAACTTGGTGTTTTTCCAGCTACGAATATATTGGCATTGGTCACCGCCTGCAAAGAAAACTACACCAGCATTGAGGACTTTCTGGACAATATCATCTCTGTTAGCATCTTGGCGATTGCTGATAACCAGCGTCTGCACGGAGTTTACACCGGACATTCGATAAATCAGGTGATTGTAGTCATTCCCGCCGTAAGCGCGGAGAACAACAACGTTAACCTTAGCGGTTCCCCTGACTTGGTGAATCATCCACTGAATAGCCGCTTCCACATCCGGGCCGCCCCCACCTAAGTTAAGGACAGGGCCAGCTAGGGCAGGAAGAACCTCGACAGTGTTGCCCTGAAACAAGAGTTTCAGGTATGCTGTAAGACGGGATATAAAATTCTTCCAGCACTTTGCTATATTTGGGAATGCCCTTGTCATACGAACCTTTTGGAGCAAACTGCAACTATTGCTTAATTTCGCACTCCAAAGGCTAAAATTCCCAGCGTACAGGGCTTGTACTGTTTGTTAGCGCTGGATAACGCCAAGTAATTATTGATTCCCTGAGTTCGTCTGCGAAAACCCCAGCTTATCTTTACATTTTGTTACCATTCAACTTGCGATCGCTCTTTCACCACTCGTTGATAAACAGCTTCGGTTTGTTGGGCTAATTTTGGCCAGCTAAAGCGATGTTCTAAATCCTTATAGGCGTTATCAATCAGCCATTGACTATAACCCGGATTTTTCAAAACTTCTAGAATTCCCCAAGCCAAAGAATCGTGGTTATTCACCCAAGTTACGATACCTGTTCGGGTATGTTGCACTACCTCAGGGAAGCCGCCTGTATCGGATACCACTACGGGAACCCGCGAGGCGAAGCTTTCTAAAGCTACAATCCCAAAGGGTTCATAAAGGCTGGGAAATACTGCACAATCAGCCACAGTTTGGAATTTGTCCAAATATTCATCGGAAAGAAAACCAGTAAAGTAACATTTGTGCCAAATTCCTAAATCCCAAGCCTGGCGTTTGAGATTATCAGTATTACCACCACCAACAATCACAAATTTCACGTAGCCGCCCATCTCCGATAGAACTTTGGGAGCTGCATTGAGCAAATTTGATACACCTTTTTCATAGGTCATGCGACCAACGTAGTAGACAATCTTCTCATGGTCTTCGGCAAATTGACGACGAAAATCTTGAGCATGAAAATCTTCGTGGTGCTGTTTCTTTTCTGGTCGGATACCGTTATAAATCACATCGATTTTATCCCAGGGACTTTCTAAGGTGCGCTCTACTTCTTGGCGCATATAGTTGGTACAGACGATAATTCGCCAGGCGTTGTAGGCGAGTAAGTTTTCTTTAGTGTGGATATAGCGTTGGGTTTCGTTGTGAATACCGTTGTAGCGTCCGTATTCTGTGGCGTGGATGGTAGCAATCAGGGGAATTTTAAAGTTATGCTTGAGAGCGATCGCTGCATCTCCTACTAGCCAATCATGAGCATGGATTAAATCAAAGGGCCCTTCCTCAGCAATTAACTTCCCACCATGATGTCCCATGCTTTGGTTCAGATTGACCACCCAGTGAAAAAAGTCATGACTATAAGAAACTGGTACTCGATGTACGTGTATTCCCTCCACGACTTCGTACATCGATGCTTGACCGACTTCTACCGTAATTAGATGGATTTCATGCCCTAGCTTTACCAGTTCAGGGTATAGTTCCGCTACATGACGAGCAATACCGCCAACTATTCTCGGTGGAAATTCCCAACTTAGTACCAATATCTTCATTGACTAGACTCCCCAATGCTTTCAGCAATTAAAAATTAAGAAAACTCCTAATGGTCAGCATTTTGGCTTTTGTGACCTTGGAACGTAAAAGAACGTTAGCTGATAAATATCTAAAAATATGAGATTGACACTTACACAGAATTTGGTTACTAAAATTTTCGGATTTTTTTACATTTTTTGCGGTTTTGGTGAGAAAAAGTTATGCGGGCTTTGATGAAGGTCTTTAGATTAGCCGATTAAAGCCAAACTAAAATGAAGTCTCTTACCCCCCACCAGTAGATGGAGTGTAAAATCTAAGATATAAAATTAGAAAAGCTTATAGTATACATTTTTCCACTAATAACTATCAAAAGGAACAATTTTGAATTTTGATGGAGTCTAATTAGATATATTTTTACGTGTATTTACGTACACCAAAAATTAGTTTTTACAATATCTAGATTTGAATCTTGATGATATCCTATCAGCGCAGGCATATCATTAGTTATTAGCTGAAGTTAATACTAGTTATGGTTGTTTAAAAGTGAAGTGACAAAAAATACAAAAATGTAGAAGGTACATTCTGCCCTTCTACATTCTTGGTTAGCATGATTGTGATTAAATGCGCTGCATAATTTTCCGATGGTTCACCTAATGCAGATACGCAAGATGAGATGTCAAGCCTAGTTAGCTGGAAAGATTGCCAAGCTAGGAACACTAAGCTATTATCTCTAACTTTGATCTAAACGCAATACAGCCATAAAAGCTTCCTGGGGTACATCGACTGTACCGACGGATTTCATCCGCTTTTTACCTTTTGCTTGTTTCTGCAAGAGTTTCTTCTTCCGGCTGATGTCACCGCCATAACACTTGGCGAGTACATCTTTACGCAAGGCGGGAATATGTTCGCTGGCGATGACTTTGCTACCAATAGACGCTTGAATGGGGACTTTAAATTGATGGCGGGGAATTAATTCCTTGAGTTTTTCCGCCATTGAACGTCCCATACCATAGGCTTTATCTCGGTGAACAATCATCGCCAAGGAATCCACAGGATCACCATTAATCATGATGTCCAACTTCACCAAGGGGTTCTCGCGGTAGCCGATGAGGTGATATTCCATACTGGCATAACCACGCGATCGCGATTTCATTTGGTCGAAAAAGTCGGTAACAACTTCTGCCAAAGGAATTTCGTAGGTGAGGGTGGTACGTCCTTGGGTGAGATATTTCATATCTTTGAAGATACCCCGGCGATTTTGCGACAACTCCATCAAAGTGCCGACATAGGTTTCCGGTGTAATCATTTCCACCTTCACGTATGGTTCCTCAATCCTTTCGCGATCGTTGGGGGCTGGTAAATGGCTAGGATTATCTATATACAGTTCTTCGCCTTTGGTGGTGATGACTTTATACACCACCGAGGGGGCTGTAATAATTAAATCTAGGTCATACTCTCTTTCCAAGCGTTCCTGGACGATTTCCATGTGCAGCAAACCCAAGAACCCACAACGGAACCCAAAACCCATCGCGCTAGAGGTTTCTGGTTCATATTGCAGCGCAGCATCATTGAGCCTCAACTTCTCTAAGGCTTCCCGCAAATCTTCAAATTGGTCAGCATCGATGGGGAACATTCCACAAAAAACCATTGGGTTGGCTTCTGTGTATCCCGGTAAAGCTTCTGTTGCTTTGGCGTTGCATAAGGTGATAGTGTCACCCACTCGCGCATCAGCTACTGCTTTAATTGCTGCACCGAAATAACCCACCTCCCCAGCGTGCAGTTCATTGACTGGTTTTTGGGTGGGAGAAAGAACGCCTAATTCATCGATTTCGTATTCTTTCTCGGAAGCCATGAGATAGACGCGATCGCCTTTTTTCACTGTTCCATCCATTACCCGGAAGTATACAATGACACCGCGATATATGTCATAGTAACTATCGAAGATTAATGCTCGTAAGCGCTGATCAACTGTATTGGGTGGTGGTGGTACACGCTCAACAACGGCTTCGAGAATTTCATTAATACCGATTCCTTCTTTAGCCGAAGCGAGAATTGCCCCACTGCAATCTAGACCAATAATTTCTTCAATTTCGCCGACTACCCGGTCTGGTTCTGCCCCTGGTAAGTCGATTTTGTTCAGAACTGGGATAATTTCTAGATTATGTTCGAGAGCTAAATATACGTTTGCCAGAGTTTGCGCCTCAACCCCTTGAGATGCGTCTACCACTAACAAAGCTCCCTCACACGCTGCCAAACTGCGGGAAACTTCATAGGAAAAGTCCACATGGCCAGGCGTATCAATTAAATTCAGTACATACTGCTGCCCATCTTTGGCTTGATAATTCATCCGGGCAGCTTGCAGCTTAATTGTAATGCCGCGCTCCCGTTCCAAATCCATGTTGTCGAGAAACTGTTCCTTCATTTGCCGCTCGTCAACAGTGCCAGTGGCTTGCAGTAAGCGATCGGCCAGGGTAGATTTCCCATGATCGATGTGAGCAATAATACAAAAATTGCGAATGCGAACTGCGGGAACGTCAGTCATATACTAATCTGTGCTGAAGCAGCAACCAAGGTTAAAAGAGCATTTTACTTCATGTATTTTAATGCTTTATTAGCCAACGCGCATTAAGAAGGCAAAAGGTGGAACAATTCAAAATTCAAAATTCAAAATTCAAAATACCCTACGGGAAGCTAAAGCTACAAAATTCAAAATTAGGAATCAATGACTTACCCACCACTCCCTACACTCTAATCATTCTGGTCGTAAATCGTTGGATAGTTCCACAATCCCCCTAGACCCGTCGATTCTGACTCGTTGACCATCTTGCAGAATCCAGGTTGCGCCTTTAACATCCATCACCGCAGGTATACCGTATTCTCGCGCGACGATCGCCCCGTGGGAAAGTCTACCACCGGCTTCAGCAACTAATCCTCCTGCCCTAACTAACAAAGGGGCCCAGCCGGAATCTGTATAGGGTACTACCAGTATTGTATCTTTGTCGATGTCTGGTAAGTTCTGTAAGTTTCGCACCACTTTGATTCTGCCTTCGGCTTGTCCATGACTGGCGGCAATACCTTGTAATATTTGGTCAGAGTAAATATCTGTGGTTTCTGAAGGATGAGGGGGTATATTGCCGTATACTACCAGGGGGACTTGTTCAATTTGACTATCTTGGTGAAATTGCGATCGCCTAAATTTGATCAGTTCGTTTAAGCTAACTCTTAACTCATCATTGGTATCTGCTAATAAATTTCGTAATTCATCCAACTCTAAAAAGAAGATATCGCCTGCTTCCTTCAGTACCCCCGATTTCAGCAGAATTTTTTCTAAAGCTACAAATCTCCACCGTAATTCGGCTAATAGCCGGGAATAAAGCTCGGTGACTCGTCCTTTAATATCTACTCGTCGTTGTACAGTCCCGCGTTTGCGTTTCGGTGCAACAACTTTCCTCGCTTCTAATTCGGCTTTTTCTGGCTCGCTGAGTTGAATTAACTGGACAAATAACTGTTTGATGGGTTGGGGGTCTTCTTTCCAAGTGGGGACGGCAATATTTGTGCCGACATCACTCAAATAACCGTAATCTTCCAATAGTTCGTTAAATTCATACAGAATCTTTTCTCCCCCTGGGACTTGCGCCAATTTATCGAAGACTTGCTCAGGTTCACACTCTGGTAATACCTGTTTGGCATCTACAGCTAAAGCTCTGAGTGAGCGTAAAGCGGCTACTTCTGGGGTGACACTATTATCAATTTGCTCATCTTTCACCCGGAAAACTCCCTGTCTGATGGCGGCACTCAGGGGAGCTAAAATGCTGTAGTAAGTGCCACGGCGCATCAATTCTAGGTTGAAATCAATCCCGGCTAGCAGTTCCTCTATCTCTTGTTCCTCTAGGGACGCATTGGCTAATTGAGATAACCCCGGAATAAATACCTTTTGGTAATCTTGTTTAAAGTCTTTTTCTAAATTGAGTTCCTGTTTCAGTAACTTGAGTAATCCCGGCAGATTTTGTAAGGTTGACTGCAACGGTGGTTTACTGATTTTTGCACCTCTTGTTAAAAACTCTAAACTTTCTGGCGGTAATCCCATCCTGAGGAAAATTTCTCCCAGGAGAGAGGCATTAAAATAAGCTCTAGAATAGTGCAGGGTTGCCGTTTCTGTAAAATCTAATCCTGTAGAGCGATCGCCTAATACTATCGTAAAAATATCACCCCAAACCCCACAAGTTAAGGGACGATTAATCGACCAAGTTAAGGGATGCACCACACCGGGAATCACTTCCGCCGCGATTTTCCTTGTCCAGATGGGTAATAAGGTCGTGATTGGTCTTGCTTGCAATAACCACAGGGTTTGTCCGTCGTAACTCCACTCAATGTCTTGCGGTACTCCCAAGTAACGCTTTTCTAGCCGACGAGCTAAGTAAGCCACTTGTTTAATTAATGCCTGCGGTACTCTTCCTGTGCCTTCTAGTTTTACCGAGGACAAATTATCAGCCTCCAGCACAAAAGCCCGATATTGCTCTGGTGTGACTTTGCCAGAAACAACTTGAGTCGGGCTACCGGGTAAAGCTTCGATAATCACCGCATCACCTTGCTGGGTAATAGGATCACGGCTAAAAGCTACCCCAGAATAGGCACTTTGGACTTGTTGTTGAATCAGAACTGACATGGCTGTGTCGGGTAGACCGCGATCGCGCCGATACTGCACAGCAGGTGGATAATTATATGATTCTCTGACTTCTGTAATAGCTTGTTGTAGTTGCTGATAACTGGCAACTTGTAAAACTGTTAAATATTGCCCAGCCGCCGAAGCCTGTTCTGAGTCTTCCCCAATGGCGGAAGAACGGACGACCAGGGGTGATAATTCGGAAGGTTGGAGAAACTCTAATAATTTTTCTGGATCATCTCCAGGAGTGAGTACCCAACCCTTGGGTACTTGATAACCCCAGCGCTTAATTTGAGATAAAGTAGCGGCTTTCTGTCCCACGATCGCCGGATCTAACTCATCATCTAAACTGAGGATGATATCGTTGCCTTGTAAATATTCAAATACGCCTTGTGACTCTGAATCTACCTCTTGGGAAGACAAATCCAAGTCGTCAGGAATTTTTTTATAAATCCACCATAACAATCCTGCGAGTGCTACAGCACTAATAATCTTAGGAAAATCTTCGGCGTGGAGAAGCACCACAAATAAAGGAAACACAAATAAGACTCCGTACTTTACCACATTTCTCGACTGCAACAGGGTGAAGCTGATAATTGCCAACAGACTCACAAAGATTGTGAGCAGGGGATCATGTACTAATAGTCCCCAAACGACGTTGGTTGTCCCCGCCCCTCTGCCCATAAAGTACCTGCCGAGTACCAAAGCTATCAAGGAAAGCAATTCCCAAAATGACCCCTCAGGGAAAAAAGCACGAGCAAGATAAATTGCGGCGACTCCTTTGAGGGCTTCGGATACAACCGCTAAAATCCCTGCAATGGTGCCACCGTGGTAAAAAGCTGCGGAGACACTGACATTTTTTGTACCTATGTGAGCTAAACGTCTCTTCTTGAGCGCGTAAGTAATCCAAGCAATTACAGGTAACGCGCCCAAGAAGGGACAGACAATTAATATAACTAAGGCACCCCAAAGTTCTCTCATTTATGAATTTTTGATTTGAGATTAATCTTGCACTTAAAACCTCAAATCTTCAATATCTAAAGTTTTTCTACAATTTTGGCTGCTGATTCTGGGGATGTTGTTAGTCGCTTGACGAAGACACATGATGGAAATCTATGAGGACTCACGCAATGAAAACTTGTGAGGGTTCAGGGGTATGAGGATATGAGGGTTTAATAGATTTGATTCTTACCCTATACCCCTAATGGGTATGTTTTCATGTGTAAGCCCTCACTGTATTTCTGTTGTCCCTCTAAGCTATTACACGCTCAGTTGAGTGCGTAAGCTGCTTGTAACGCCCAAATAATCAAACCAGCGATCGCTCCCAACAGTAATACTGTAGAGACGGTGACTACCTTAGGGGAGTCGGCCCCTTCAAATTTCATAATTCCGCGATTTAAGTCGGACATAACTTTGTAATCCTCCTTTTTGACTGGGCTAATTTACCCGTTTTGATTTTAGTCTTTCTATTCGCTGATCAGGCGAAATTACTAATAATATTTTGTTTAAGCTTTGCAACATTTCCATCACCAATTTTACTTACTCCTCCAGACTATTTGTTCAGTTTTATACGAAAAAATCAGGCTTAAGGAATAGAGAATAGGTGATGAGGAATTGAGCAAAAGTCTATGTTCGCTAAATTTGAGAGGAAATATTCAATCAAATGAGGGTAATCTTTTATTGGGAAAAAATCAGTATAATCATTTACTTTAAATTTAGTTGTTTTCCGCGTTTAAGGAAAGGTTGGTGATAAATGAAATTAGTATTAACAATGATTTCGCTCATAACCATAGGATTGCTGGCGCTGGAGATAGGGTTGCGATCGCTCTTTGGTTTTGGTAATCCTTTGGTTTACATCGGGGATCAGCACATTGGTTACTTGTTGGCTCCTAACCAGCGTACCCGTCGCTTTGGTAATCGCATAGAAATCAATGAATATTCTATGCGTAGTAAGGCGATCGCCAAGATACCTGCACCCGCCACACTGCGAGTTCTACTGTTGGGGGATTCGATTATTAACGGTGGTTGGTGGACAGATCAAACGAATACAATCTCTAATTTGATGACAACTTCCCTTAGTTCATCAACTCATGACAATTATCGACAAGTGGAGGTACTGAATGCTTCGGCTAATTCCTGGGGGCCGAGAAACGAGCTAGCTTACTTGCAACGTTATGGTAACTTTCATGCCCAAATAATCGTATTAGTACTGAATACTGATGATTTATTTGCCACTGCACCGACATCTTTACCAGTAGGACGTGATCGCAACTATCCAGACAAAAAACCACCCCTAGCATTAATAGAAGTATGGCAGCGTTACATCCAAAAACCCCAGTCAATCCCAGAATTAGTTGCATTGCAGAAAGAAGGGGGCGATCGTGTAGGGATTAATCTAGATGCGATTGGTAAAATTCAAGCATTCGCTCATGAAAACAATAGCCAATTTCTGCTAGTGATGACTCCCTTATTACGAGAATTGGGCGAACCAGGCCCCCGTGATTACGAAATCACAGCACGTCAACGCCTGAAGGACTTTACTCAGTCTCAGGAGATGGCATATATAGACTTTTTACCAATATTCAACGCCACAAATAACTTCAAAGCCTTATACAGAGACCATATTCATCTCAGCTTACAAGGAAATCAGCTAGTCAGTAAAGAAATTGAGCAAGCGATCGCTTCTTTTACTCATACAAAATAGGACGCTTATTTGATTTTAGCCATACATACTCTACACCATTCTGAATTACCCATTACTTTCCCGAATCCAGAGTGCCAAACCGCCACCACGTCCACGGGCGGCAATAAAATCTTGTGTCACTATAAAGAAAGCAAAGAATGCTTGTTTAGCGATGGATT comes from the Nostoc sp. PCC 7120 = FACHB-418 genome and includes:
- a CDS encoding pectinesterase family protein, with amino-acid sequence MSLCINPQCSKPQNPDNVLFCQTCGSELLLEGRYRVVSVLGGGGFGKTFAVNDTRTQTARVLKVLINNHPKAVELFQREAQVLALLNYPGIPTVEANGYFVYFPRNIQEPMHCLIMEKIEGLDLGEYLRQRDYRPIDEKLALQWFKEVVTILHQVHQQGLFHRDIKPSNIMLRADGRLVLIDFGTARSVTGTYIAKQAVGQVTGVISAGYTPSEQINGQAVQQSDFFALGRTFIYLLTGKEPSDPTIYNYLKDELHWRDGLLSSESNSVPPTVGYGVPPTVGDRTNILPQFADLLDQMMERLPGQRPQNTHIILQRLADIEKNLHPSSPPPPKPKGWTRRRLITVVGFSSLGLTGALAISRLLPKTTVIVSQEGGGDYKTIGAAMQNAQPGMRILVRPGLYQESLVLDKALKIIGDGAKAEIIIESKGASCLVVKTDQAEIRGLTFRSRAGTENKQYFAVDISQGQIILADCDITSDSLSGIGIHGATANPVIQKCQIHDGKQSGIYLYENSRGTIEDCDLFGNTTTEITVDAAQPIIRRCKIRQDKEGGILFRNQAQGTVEDCDIFNNNLSGIEIRDSSNPIIQKCRIHDNQQGDGILVHLNGRGTVEDCNIFGNGFSGVEIRDRGNPVIRRCNINKNKYYGVYAYKNSMGTVENCDLTGNIRSAINVDETSQLQRSGNVE
- the bcp gene encoding thioredoxin-dependent thiol peroxidase gives rise to the protein MSNIPQAGQPAPDFSTPDQNGNLVSLNDFQGQWVVIYFYPKDDTPGCTTEAKDFTGLHQEFNQLGAKILGVSPDSGKAHCKFIDKHNLSINLLSDPEHQLIEAYGAWRLKKFMGKEYMGVARSTFLISTDGIIAYAWPNVKTKGHAQAVLNKLQELINS
- a CDS encoding cysteine desulfurase family protein — encoded protein: MSNRPIYLDCHATTPLDEQVLAVMLPYFTEKFGNPASIGHIYGWEAEAAVKQAREILAAEINASPEEIIFTSGATEANNLAIKGVAEAYFQKGQHIITVATEHHAVIDPCEYLKTLGFEITILSVQADGLIDLAQLEKALRPETILVSVMAANNEIGVLQPLAEIGEMCRTHNIIFHTDAAQAIGKIPLDVQAMNIDLMSLTAHKVYGPKGIGALYVRRRNPRVQLAPQQHGGGHERGMRSGTLYTPQIVGFAKAVEIALAEQTTENQRLTQLRDRLWSQLAQLEGIHLNGHPTQRLAGNLNISIEGVDGAALQLGLQPVVAVSSGSACSSTKTAPSHVLTALGSPEKLAYASIRFGIGRFNTAEEIDIVAKHAIATIQSLRKQATLV
- a CDS encoding cyanophycinase, which gives rise to MTRAFPNIAKCWKNFISRLTAYLKLLFQGNTVEVLPALAGPVLNLGGGGPDVEAAIQWMIHQVRGTAKVNVVVLRAYGGNDYNHLIYRMSGVNSVQTLVISNRQDANRDDIVQKVLNAGVVFFAGGDQCQYIRSWKNTKLEKAVASVYRRGGAVGGTSAGAMIMSDFIYDACACEDPIETKDALEDPYQNITFTYNFFQWSHLRGTIIDTHFDSRKRMGRIMAFIARQIQDGVSRSALGIAISEETSVVVDKYGKAKVLGRNAAYFVLGDHPPEICKPRTPLTYSDYKIWRVPCGETFDLNNPPARGYYFRSVKRGRFDSDPY
- a CDS encoding glycosyltransferase family 4 protein, whose amino-acid sequence is MKILVLSWEFPPRIVGGIARHVAELYPELVKLGHEIHLITVEVGQASMYEVVEGIHVHRVPVSYSHDFFHWVVNLNQSMGHHGGKLIAEEGPFDLIHAHDWLVGDAAIALKHNFKIPLIATIHATEYGRYNGIHNETQRYIHTKENLLAYNAWRIIVCTNYMRQEVERTLESPWDKIDVIYNGIRPEKKQHHEDFHAQDFRRQFAEDHEKIVYYVGRMTYEKGVSNLLNAAPKVLSEMGGYVKFVIVGGGNTDNLKRQAWDLGIWHKCYFTGFLSDEYLDKFQTVADCAVFPSLYEPFGIVALESFASRVPVVVSDTGGFPEVVQHTRTGIVTWVNNHDSLAWGILEVLKNPGYSQWLIDNAYKDLEHRFSWPKLAQQTEAVYQRVVKERSQVEW